A genomic window from Triticum urartu cultivar G1812 chromosome 7, Tu2.1, whole genome shotgun sequence includes:
- the LOC125524823 gene encoding uncharacterized protein LOC125524823 yields the protein MESRHGRRRLRSSPQIAAAQMEVRPGRRLRFPQPQLCSPSGGGGEPDRISNFPQELLLLILTLMGCAATAARTSVLSRRWRDLWTHLRRIVFHNLAPSIAAAVRRVRGPPAAVSLLEVRIPNASRHPWPVGATASRLLRDAVRLQPEEIVLSFPWSVESEGGPNLVRLPCFRRTKSLMLERLLFYCPDGEFTALRTLSISYGLGGLHSLLPRCPHLRVLSLKFVNDGYGLVQNGFISLHLPSLQQLFLETRILHTDAVDIVAPLLKRLTVSVGAYKVVSGISISAPMLDKVSWEWRYFEAGSILQFGPWRLHRLWIHTGERQGQVPSLHIHASHSWFISDEDNFAHKLEKHMVAADFSLLELRLLKAGHVFGALVFHLLGITRISRGLQRLKIVLERSMLKGKCPPRCPCEPTNWRSQTISLTALEQVEINGFQGQEHEFDLLELILKCAPVLKKMILHLSQEATSNNSASAKIYDIWSRAYSSVECYVYESSGLMHRNHIYLLT from the exons ATGGAGTCAAGACACGGGCGTCGTCGACTTCGTTCGTCCCCGCAGATTGCTGCTGCTCAGATGGAGGTGAGGCCGGGGCGTCGCCTGCGTTTCCCGCAGCCACAGCTGTGTAgcccaagcggcggcggcggcgaaccgGATCGCATCAGCAACTTCCCGCAGGagctcctcctcctcatcctcacCCTCATGGGATGCGCTGCCACCGCCGCGCGCACCAGCGTCCTCTCCCGCCGGTGGCGCGATCTCTGGACGCATCTCCGCCGAATCGTCTTCCACAACCTCGCGCCGTCGATTGCAGCGGCGGTCCGCCGTGTCCGTGGCCCCCCGGCCGCGGTCTCCCTCCTGGAAGTCCGCATCCCCAACGCCAGCAGGCATCCCTGGCCCGTCGGCGCCACGGCCAGCAGGCTGCTCCGCGATGCCGTGCGACTGCAGCCGGAGGAGATCGTCCTCAGCTTCCCGTGGAGCGTCGAATCTGAAGGCGGGCCGAACCTCGTGCGGCTGCCGTGCTTCCGGCGGACCAAATCCCTGATGCTGGAAAGGCTTCTCTTCTACTGCCCCGACGGCGAGTTCACCGCACTCCGGACGCTGTCCATCTCCTACGGCCTGGGCGGCCTCCACAGCTTGCTCCCCCGATGCCCGCACCTCCGCGTGCTCAGCCTCAAGTTTGTCAACGATGGCTACGGACTTGTCCAGAATGGGTTCATCTCACTCCACTTGCCATCGCTGCAGCAACTTTTCCTTGAAACCCGCATACTACACACAGATGCAGTCGACATCGTCGCCCCTCTGCTGAAGCGACTGACGGTGTCTGTAGGCGCTTACAAGGTGGTCAGCGGCATCTCCATCTCGGCGCCAATGCTGGACAAGGTGTCGTGGGAGTGGCGGTACTTTGAGGCCGGGAGCATTCTCCAGTTTGGGCCTTGGAGACTCCACAGGTTGTGGATACACACAGGAGAGAGGCAGGGACAGGTTCCTTCGCTCCACATTCATGCATCCCAT AGCTGGTTTATTTCCGATGAAGACAACTTTGCGCACAAGTTAGAGAAGCACATGGTTGCTGCTGATTTCTCCCTTTTGGAGCTACGTCTCCTAAAAGCCGGACATGTTTTTGGAGCACTGGTGTTTCATCTCCTCGGGATTACTCGTATTTCGAGAGGTCTACAGAGGCTTAAGATCGTCCTAGAGAGATCGATG CTGAAAGGGAAATGCCCGCCACGCTGTCCATGTGAACCCACAAACTGGAGATCTCAAACTATCTCCTTGACTGCTCTCGAGCAAGTGGAAATCAATGGCTTCCAAGGACAGGAACATGAGTTTGATTTACTGGAATTAATACTCAAATGTGCGCCAGTGCTTAAAAAAATGATACTGCATCTGTCACAGGAGGCCACATCTAATAATAGTGCAAGCGCAAAAATATATGACATCTGGAGCAGGGCCTATTCTTCAGTGGAATGCTATGTTTATGAGAGCTCTG